The following nucleotide sequence is from Syntrophorhabdaceae bacterium.
CGCTTCCCTTACCAGTTCTTTATACAAACTGACATTTGCCAGGGTAAGCTCATAGTCCTTGATTGCCTTTATGATGTCGAGCCTGACAGTACGCTTTGTTTCTTCAAGCCGCTGTTTTGCAGCACCCACATCGCTCAGGGCTCCCTTCATATTGTAATATCTTCCGACGCCGTCAAAAAGCGGGAATGTGAAATTAATCATGAAGGAGTCACTTCTTCCTTCAGGAAAAAACCTTTTGTCCTGCCTGGTCTGTTGAAGTTCCGCGTCAATTTTGGGAAACCAGGCGCTCCTTTTTTCTGCATAGGCCATATTCAACCGCTCTATCTCCTTTTCCTGGGTCATTATCTCGGGCTTCAAGCGAATGGCGCGCTCGGCAAGGCTTGCGTAATCGGCCCTGTAACCCGGCTCTTCAAGAGGCCCATCGGCATCGACGGTCTCTTCGGTTTTCATGAATATGAGTGACTTCAAATCTTCGAGGGCCTTTTCGTATTCCCTTTCCGCCCTCTGCACATCTATCTTGGCCGTAGTCATCCTCACCTCTGCCTGGAGGACATCGCTTTTCCTGGTTATCCCTTCCTGGTACCTTGCAAATGTGAGCTTATAAATCCTCTCTGCGCTGTTAAAGGCCTCCCGCCTTTTCCCGACGATCAGCCCGCTGCCAAGGGCCGTGTAAA
It contains:
- a CDS encoding TolC family protein; this encodes MKIVLAVFVILAFVSGTALSITLDEALKRAVDGSYLLKEQKEIVESYRFSYISTIDPYLPRVDIQSSYIRSLNSRDSVSSYSSFSSASDVGSSLDAYTFAGSISYRIFDGGERYAKRKGSYSLLEREKERYKGIRQDVIYSIKNAFYTALGSGLIVGKRREAFNSAERIYKLTFARYQEGITRKSDVLQAEVRMTTAKIDVQRAEREYEKALEDLKSLIFMKTEETVDADGPLEEPGYRADYASLAERAIRLKPEIMTQEKEIERLNMAYAEKRSAWFPKIDAELQQTRQDKRFFPEGRSDSFMINFTFPLFDGVGRYYNMKGALSDVGAAKQRLEETKRTVRLDIIKAIKDYELTLANVSLYKELVREATTTFNQLLGEYRVGKGDILSLLQSEKDLASAKENEVDALYRANVALSYLEKVAYIYDE